The Bombus pascuorum chromosome 11, iyBomPasc1.1, whole genome shotgun sequence genome has a window encoding:
- the LOC132912019 gene encoding uncharacterized protein LOC132912019: protein MILMILLSAIFGRIGATPIANVWLGPIASLTPLRQYHVQDGSGGYRYSFTGPHHAKSESSSNGITQGGYSYIDSNGILQTVTYTADDENGFRVSASNLPQPPKNDVRAIQDKPREKKKSGSEELRESQPTDRSNYRSNILSYEILPPYFSFGNQDTRNLAVREIAQSRNNAFLLSKSEAERIEVPKPDPSLSKILPSTTVSSSPSSSIRTDRRRKNEGRSSVDTVQTPVTVPTPYVLPVLPYRLLHSALHHTQDSLGQYDYSYTGDSSAKTESRSLDGTTRGAYSYIDPNGLLQQVHYVADHNGFRVMATNLPQAK, encoded by the exons ATGATACTC ATGATTCTGTTGAGTGCGATTTTCGGACGAATCGGCGCGACTCCGATCGCGAACGTTTGGCTCGGCCCGATAGCATCTCTGACGCCGTTGAGGCAATACCACGTACAGGACGGATCCGGCGGATATCGTTACTCATTCACGGGACCCCATCACGCGAAATCGGAATCCAGTTCGAACGGCATCACGCAGGGCG GTTATTCGTATATCGACTCGAATGGCATTTTGCAAACAGTGACTTACACGGCGGACGATGAAAATGGATTCAGAGTGAGCGCCAGTAATTTACCACAGCCGCCGAAAAACGATGTTCGGGCGATTCAGGACAAACcgcgagagaagaaaaagtcTGGCTCGGAGGAGCTACGAGAGTCGCAGCCGACAGATCGATCGAATTATCGGTCAAACATCCTGTCTTACGAGATCCTGCCGCCTTACTTTAGCTTCGGCAACCAAGACACGAGGAATTTAGCTGTTCGTGAAATCGCA CAAAGCCGGAACAATGCATTCTTGCTGTCGAAATCGGAAGCTGAAAGGATCGAGGTGCCGAAGCCAGACCCGAGTCTCTCGAAGATATTACCTTCGACGACCGTTTCCTCATCGCCGTCGTCGTCCATTCGAACCGATAGACGACGCAAGAACGAAGGACGATCGTCCGTGGACACCGTCCAGACGCCTGTAACTGTCCCAACGCCCTATGTACTTCCGGTTTTACCGTACAGATTATTGCACAGCGCCCTCCATCACACTCAGGATTCTTTGGGCCAATACGATTACAGTTATACCGGAGACTCGAGCGCGAAAACAGAATCTAGATCTTTGGACGGGACGACCAGGGGTGCTTATAGCTATATCGATCCAAACGGGCTTCTGCAACAGGTTCATTACGTGGCAGATCATAATGGGTTTAGGGTCATGGCCACCAATCTGCCGCAAGCAAAGTAA
- the LOC132912015 gene encoding uncharacterized protein LOC132912015 has product MYMFASPPLFFFNFFHTIFVLCLPIVLLLKKDLKQIPFFSTNNRAKHRYPQSPVFHYRKRGSSPWPKRRENETRANKRAIDTEEEEEEEGGGEEEEEEEEAEGVAKDAGFRIEGFGERIRLSFDDSAGSWFEDTVAPRRLGVFPSAVYISQNQIGSKVHSPNSPSSSKEVRTGNTSTDRKMQSLIPLLLALSLASAVRLNLVPYAYLSSPVPVFNHFQNTRTGEHAYSYAGGPSAKEEIKDADGILRGSYSYVDANGILQSAFYVADEKGFRVAATNIPSDENSNSETTGIVLAGSAGEASWTFSRRRRRSLEDSNVDSNENNGNRNGQSENFDKDKGKYGAQDSPQIVSQPLLLSNDIPLATSHQSQVQVHSSARLDVAEGEAKAKPVDLQPILPVQTILEGLPVLARAPTYHENRIELHKQLGIEGPSPKDAVKINPEPLTIVRSSPPANYIASTIVPRGTVAAVPVIAEQAIPVIPAVEIGTSSVTTSISSHGVSQIHGPWKITDEDVAIPGIPSVVAKESIPVAVEKKNVPITTAGIVKEAVPVIPTAKEADLATATVTTSVFSHGISQIHGDSKVKIEPAWLVKATPIAQLHPVVNVPIYSKRIDPRNE; this is encoded by the exons ATGTACATGTTTGCGTCACCtccacttttctttttcaatttctttcatacaatttttgtacTTTGCTTGCCGATAGTTTTACTCTTAAAGAAAGATCTCAAACAAATTCCATTCTTTTCGACAAACAATCGAGCAAAGCATCGGTATCCGCAGTCTCCGGTATTCCATTACAGAAAACGCGGATCTAGTCCTTGGCCGAAGCGGCGAGAAAACGAGACGCGAGCAAATAAACGGGCAATTGATacagaagaggaagaagaagaagaaggaggaggagaagaagaagaagaagaagaagaagcggaGGGCGTGGCGAAAGATGCCGGATTCCGGATCGAGGGATTCGGTGAACGGATCCGCCTGTCCTTCGACGATTCCGCTGGTTCCTGGTTCGAAGACACCGTCGCGCCGCGCCGACTCGGTGTTTTCCCCTCTGCCGTGTATATAAGTCAAAACCAGATCGGAAGCAAGGTGCACAGCCCGAACAGTCCCTCGTCGAGCAAGGAGGTTCGCACAGGGAATACGTCAACCGATCGCAAGATGCAATCACTG ATTCCGTTGTTGCTGGCTCTGAGCCTAGCTTCAGCAGTACGTCTGAACCTGGTCCCGTACGCGTACTTGTCCAGCCCTGTGCCCGTGTTCAATCATTTCCAGAACACGAGGACAGGTGAACATGCTTACAGCTACGCTGGTGGGCCATCCGCGAAAGAAGAGATCAAAGACGCCGATGGAATTCTCCGTGGTTCCTACAGCTATGTGGACGCCAATGGAATTCTTCAATCAGCCTTCTACGTCGCCGATGAGAAAGGATTCCGTGTAGCCGCGACGAATATTCCGTCGGATGAAAATTCTAACAGCGAAACGACTGGCATCGTCCTCGCCGGGAGCGCAGGCGAAGCATCTTGGACGTTCAGTCGCAGAAGACGTCGCAGCTTGGAGGATTCGAACGTGGAttctaatgaaaataatggaaatcGGAACGGGCAATCTGAGAATTTTGATAAGGATAAGGGTAAGTATGGCGCGCAAGATTCGCCACAGATCGTGTCGCAACCTCTGTTGTTGAGCAACGACATTCCGCTGGCGACCTCGCATCAGAGTCAAGTTCAAGTGCACAGCAGCGCGCGATTGGACGTGGCGGAAGGCGAGGCCAAGGCGAAACCGGTTGACCTGCAGCCGATCCTGCCGGTGCAGACCATATTGGAAGGGTTGCCGGTGCTCGCTCGCGCGCCTACCTATCACGAGAATCGCATAGAATTGCACAAGCAGTTGGGAATCGAGGGGCCCAGTCCCAAAGACGCGGTTAAGATAAATCCAGAGCCATTGACCATCGTCCGATCTTCCCCGCCGGCTAATTACATTGCTTCTACCATCGTCCCTAGGGGAACTGTTGCTGCGGTGCCCGTCATCGCCGAGCAAGCTATACCTGTTATCCCAGCTGTTGAAATTGGCACCTCGTCCGTAACCACGTCCATCTCTAGTCACGGTGTCAGTCAGATTCATGGACCATGGAAAATCACCGACGAAGATGTAGCTATCCCTGGTATTCCAAGCGTCGTTGCTAAAGAAAGTATTCCCGTAGCCGTGGAGAAGAAGAACGTACCGATTACTACTGCTGGAATCGTTAAAGAGGCTGTTCCCGTGATACCAACTGCCAAGGAAGCTGATCTGGCTACAGCTACGGTTACTACATCCGTTTTCAGTCATGGGATCAGTCAGATTCATGGCGATTCCAAGGTGAAAATCGAACCTGCGTGGCTAGTTAAGGCTACACCCATTGCTCAGCTTCATCCCGTTGTCAATGTACCGATTTATTCGAAACGAATAGATCCGCGAAACGAGTAG